Genomic DNA from Mycolicibacterium helvum:
CATTATCGCCAACCCGAATTGCACCACCATGGCCGCGATGCCGGTGCTCAAGGTGCTGCACGACGAGGCGCAGCTGGTGCGAATGATCGCCTCGACGTATCAGGCGGTTTCGGGCAGTGGCCTGGCCGGGGTCGACGAGCTGGCCACCCAGGCCCGCGCGGTGATCTCTCGTGCTGAGGAGTTGGTGCACGACGGCTCCGCGCTGGAGTACCCGGCACCGGTGAAATATGTTGCGCCCATCGCCTTCAACGTGGTGCCGCTGGCCGGGTCACTCGTCGACGACGGCTCGGGAGAGACCGATGAGGACCAGAAGCTGCGCAACGAGAGTCGCAAGATCCTCGGCATCCCTGATTTGGCGGTGTCCGGGACCTGCGTGCGGGTGCCGGTGTTCACCGGGCACTCGTTGTCGATCAATGCTGAATTTGCCCAACCGATTTCGCCTGCCCGTGCCGCGGAGCTGCTTGCCGGTGCGCCCGGGGTGAAGCTGGTCGACGTGCCAACGCCGCTGGCTGCCGCGGGCGCCGACGAGACCCTCGTCGGGCGGATCCGCCAGGATCCCGGCGTGCCGGAAGGGCGTGGACTGGCGTTGTTCCTCTCGGGGGACAACCTGCGAAAAGGTGCTGCCCTCAACACCATTCAGATCGCCGAGCTGCTGGCCGCCGAGCTCTGATTCGCTTTGCGCCGAAACAGCAGTTTGGGCGTGAAACTGCGAGTGGTCTGCGCCATTTCGTCGATCTCGACGCTGGTGTTGGCTCCGAGCGCGGCCGCTGACCCGCCGAGCCCGGCGCCCGATCCGATCCTGTCGCCGCTGGCGCCGGGCCAGGTGGTGCGCATCGGGCCGATCGCAGGCACCGGGACTCCGACCCGCGACTACGGTATCGGAGCCACTGATTTGTGCGAATTCATGGAATTCCCAACCGAATTGCTGCAGATCTGCGGTGACAGCTTTGCCGGTCAGGGGGTCGGATTCGGTGGTTGGTTCTCGCCGGTGGCTCTGCGCGTGTCCGGCGACTCGGTCGACGATCCCGACGGGGTGCGTTACACCGGGGTCACCGGCGTGGACAAGCCGCTACTGGCAGACCCCACGCCTGCCGGCTCGTCGCAGCTCCCGGCGGGGGTGGTGCAGATCAACCGGCAGAACTACCTGTTGGTGACCACCACCAAAGACCTGGCACCGCAAACCTCGCGGCTGGTGAAAGCTCAAGCTGGACAGGGTGGTTGGCAGACCATCGCCGGTTCGCAACGCCCCGCGGCCTATGCGGCCGGTCGCCAGACACAGATCAGCGGCTACTACGACCCGATTCCTACACCCGACTCGCAAACCGGCTGGGTGTACATCGTGGCCAACAATTTCGACCG
This window encodes:
- a CDS encoding aspartate-semialdehyde dehydrogenase codes for the protein MVNIGVVGATGQVGQVMRTLLEERDFPVTSVRFFASARSAGKKLPFRGQEIEVEDAATADPSGLDIALFSAGATMSRVQAPRFAAAGVVVIDNSSAWRKDPEVPLVVSEVNFARDGRIRPKGIIANPNCTTMAAMPVLKVLHDEAQLVRMIASTYQAVSGSGLAGVDELATQARAVISRAEELVHDGSALEYPAPVKYVAPIAFNVVPLAGSLVDDGSGETDEDQKLRNESRKILGIPDLAVSGTCVRVPVFTGHSLSINAEFAQPISPARAAELLAGAPGVKLVDVPTPLAAAGADETLVGRIRQDPGVPEGRGLALFLSGDNLRKGAALNTIQIAELLAAEL
- a CDS encoding DUF4185 domain-containing protein, with the protein product MKLRVVCAISSISTLVLAPSAAADPPSPAPDPILSPLAPGQVVRIGPIAGTGTPTRDYGIGATDLCEFMEFPTELLQICGDSFAGQGVGFGGWFSPVALRVSGDSVDDPDGVRYTGVTGVDKPLLADPTPAGSSQLPAGVVQINRQNYLLVTTTKDLAPQTSRLVKAQAGQGGWQTIAGSQRPAAYAAGRQTQISGYYDPIPTPDSQTGWVYIVANNFDRSGSTVLYRATPETFTDRSRWQGWAAGVGGGWNKPPTPLWPDRVGEMSMREVDGKPVLSYFNASTGNMEIRVAYDPTGLGTAPVTTVVQAGDWPDPVESLPSPDDNRLAQPYGGYISPGSTLDEVRVFISQWNTAPRDRAPYRVLQFAVNPIKPW